The following are encoded together in the Edaphobacter lichenicola genome:
- a CDS encoding glycoside hydrolase family 15 protein, whose protein sequence is MRVVGYVVAGGVNTPELGGFVAEQKKKVAGSVHERLHGALHGLLHGSLHGALHGSRIEDYSMIGDCETAALVSKEGSIDWLCWPSFPAAACFAALLGTRDHGFWQIAPKGKVKAIRREYEGHTLIVQTTFETREGEVCLIDFMPPREKHSHVVRIVRGVRGRVSMQMDLAIRFDYGRTVPWVTRIEDGVRAIAGSDMVTLRTKARLRGVGMTTRSEFTVRKGETMSFTLTNSSSLEKLPRELSVDKALGETQRFWTKWSRRNAYRGPYAEAVERSLITLKAMTYRPSGGIVAAVTTSLPERIGGSRNWDYRYCWLRDTSFTLLILMQASYMDEAVEWRRWLLRAIAGAPDQVQTIYGICGERQLVEWVADWLPGYEGSKPVRIGNAAVDQFQLDVFGEVSSALSRIPQAEDEIRVSASSVQAALIDHLCKVWPEPDEGIWETRGGAQHFTHSKVMAWVALDRAIKHHEQFDGKGDVKRWKKNREMLHREICRKGFDKKLNSFVQSYGSKQLDASCLLIGLVGFLPMDDPRILGTVEAIERRLMKDGFVERYDTKKTKDGLAGGEGAFLACSFWLVTNLWLIGRKEDAKAMFERLLALRNDAGLLSEEYDPIEKRMVGNFPQALSHIALIHAAFAMSGLWSPEQQARARPALRRRAQ, encoded by the coding sequence ATGCGGGTTGTGGGGTATGTGGTTGCTGGCGGGGTGAATACGCCGGAGTTGGGAGGTTTTGTGGCGGAGCAGAAGAAGAAAGTCGCTGGGTCGGTGCACGAGAGGTTACATGGAGCTTTGCATGGATTGCTTCATGGATCGTTACATGGGGCTTTGCATGGTTCGAGGATTGAAGACTACAGCATGATAGGGGACTGCGAGACTGCGGCTCTGGTCTCGAAGGAGGGGTCGATCGATTGGCTTTGCTGGCCGTCATTTCCTGCTGCTGCGTGCTTTGCCGCGCTGCTGGGGACGCGGGATCACGGCTTCTGGCAGATTGCTCCGAAGGGTAAGGTGAAGGCGATCAGGCGGGAGTATGAAGGGCACACGCTGATCGTGCAGACGACGTTTGAGACGCGAGAGGGCGAGGTGTGCCTGATCGACTTTATGCCGCCGCGCGAGAAGCACTCTCATGTGGTGAGGATCGTGCGTGGAGTTCGCGGCAGGGTGTCGATGCAGATGGATCTGGCGATTCGTTTTGACTACGGAAGGACGGTGCCGTGGGTGACGCGCATTGAAGATGGAGTGCGGGCGATCGCGGGTTCGGACATGGTTACGCTGAGGACGAAGGCCCGGCTGCGTGGTGTGGGGATGACGACGCGGAGTGAGTTCACGGTGCGGAAGGGGGAGACGATGAGTTTTACGCTGACCAACTCTTCGTCTCTGGAGAAGTTGCCGCGTGAGCTTTCTGTCGATAAGGCGCTCGGGGAGACGCAGAGGTTCTGGACGAAGTGGAGCCGGAGGAATGCGTATAGGGGACCGTATGCCGAGGCGGTGGAGCGCTCGCTGATTACGCTGAAGGCGATGACGTATCGGCCGTCGGGTGGGATTGTGGCGGCGGTGACGACGTCGCTGCCGGAGAGGATTGGCGGGTCGCGTAACTGGGACTATCGTTACTGCTGGCTGCGCGACACTTCGTTTACGCTGCTGATTTTGATGCAGGCCAGTTATATGGATGAGGCGGTGGAGTGGCGGAGGTGGTTGCTGCGAGCTATCGCCGGGGCGCCGGACCAGGTGCAGACGATCTATGGGATCTGCGGCGAGAGGCAGCTGGTGGAGTGGGTGGCGGACTGGCTGCCGGGCTATGAGGGTTCGAAGCCGGTGCGGATTGGGAACGCGGCGGTGGATCAGTTTCAGCTGGATGTGTTTGGCGAGGTGTCTTCGGCGTTGTCGAGAATTCCGCAGGCCGAGGATGAGATACGCGTGTCGGCGAGTTCGGTGCAGGCGGCTCTGATCGATCATCTGTGTAAGGTGTGGCCGGAGCCGGATGAGGGGATATGGGAGACACGTGGAGGTGCGCAACACTTTACGCACTCGAAGGTGATGGCTTGGGTGGCGCTGGATCGGGCGATCAAGCATCATGAGCAGTTCGACGGAAAGGGCGATGTGAAGCGGTGGAAGAAGAATCGCGAGATGCTGCATCGGGAGATTTGCAGGAAGGGGTTCGATAAGAAGCTGAACAGCTTTGTGCAGTCGTATGGGTCGAAGCAGCTGGATGCGTCGTGTCTGTTGATTGGGCTGGTGGGATTTCTGCCGATGGATGATCCGCGGATACTTGGCACGGTGGAGGCGATCGAGCGGCGGCTGATGAAGGATGGCTTTGTGGAACGATACGATACGAAGAAGACGAAGGATGGGCTTGCTGGAGGGGAGGGCGCGTTTCTGGCTTGCAGCTTCTGGCTGGTGACGAATCTGTGGTTGATTGGACGGAAGGAAGATGCGAAGGCGATGTTCGAACGGCTGCTTGCGCTGCGCAACGATGCCGGCCTGCTGTCGGAGGAGTACGATCCTATTGAGAAGCGGATGGTGGGGAACTTTCCCCAGGCTCTATCGCATATTGCGTTGATCCATGCTGCTTTTGCGATGTCGGGTCTGTGGTCGCCTGAGCAGCAGGCTCGAGCAAGACCCGCATTGCGTCGTCGGGCTCAGTAG